Proteins from a single region of Mesotoga sp. BH458_6_3_2_1:
- a CDS encoding NAD(P)-dependent oxidoreductase, which yields MKIIIFGGTGRVGRVILDRALNDNHIVTIFVGNVSKLTVRKENLRIFQGDVFNSQSVRDAIRGQDAIISALGPDNSGSVNDTLAVATRNIVNGARDAEVNKIVSIANSGILQLSPRELRLDSPNYPQYLKKSSREFLDAFEILKTSELDWVVVCPPFMSFSEGNQSYRVSADFLPENGEKISVQDVAEFAFKQLFTSEYSQKRVGIAY from the coding sequence TTGAAGATAATTATCTTTGGTGGTACCGGAAGAGTAGGGAGGGTCATTCTTGATCGGGCCTTGAACGATAATCACATAGTCACAATTTTCGTAGGGAACGTCTCCAAATTGACTGTGCGAAAAGAGAATCTTAGGATCTTCCAAGGAGATGTTTTCAACAGTCAGAGCGTAAGGGACGCAATCAGAGGTCAAGATGCTATAATCAGTGCTCTGGGTCCAGATAATTCAGGCAGCGTGAATGATACTCTAGCGGTAGCTACAAGAAACATAGTAAATGGTGCGAGAGATGCCGAAGTCAACAAAATCGTTTCTATAGCTAATTCAGGTATTTTGCAGCTGTCTCCTAGAGAGCTCAGGCTTGATTCCCCGAACTATCCTCAGTATTTGAAAAAGTCTTCTAGAGAATTCCTGGATGCATTTGAAATCCTGAAGACTTCTGAACTTGACTGGGTGGTTGTTTGCCCTCCCTTCATGTCCTTTTCTGAAGGAAATCAGAGTTACAGGGTTTCTGCAGACTTTCTTCCTGAAAATGGGGAGAAGATCTCTGTTCAGGATGTGGCTGAATTTGCCTTCAAACAATTGTTCACTTCTGAGTATTCTCAGAAGAGGGTTGGTATTGCTTATTAG
- a CDS encoding TMEM175 family protein → MKREISGPQIHVNRLEALTDGVFAIAMTILVLSLEVPSRNQITSQSELVQNVMGKGYQFMSYFISFFVIGSIWISTIRRTHILRKTDYKHFWLNMLNLFFVTTIPFTTSLMGDYGEFEFAELLFHFNILVLEIIALVQWQNLINNRDLIREDAIDDANLIYYRKVYIFHVIVPLLGVAVSVFTPVWSNLVYLVIFFRVFFIRR, encoded by the coding sequence TTGAAAAGGGAGATTTCTGGTCCCCAAATACATGTTAATAGGTTAGAGGCTCTTACCGATGGCGTTTTTGCCATCGCCATGACTATTCTCGTCCTATCTCTTGAAGTACCAAGTAGGAATCAGATTACGAGTCAAAGCGAACTCGTCCAGAATGTCATGGGCAAGGGTTATCAGTTTATGAGTTACTTCATATCCTTCTTCGTTATTGGATCGATCTGGATCTCAACGATAAGGAGAACACACATTCTCAGAAAGACTGATTACAAGCATTTCTGGCTCAATATGCTTAATTTATTCTTCGTAACGACCATTCCTTTCACAACTTCGCTCATGGGAGATTACGGTGAGTTTGAATTTGCAGAGTTGCTTTTCCACTTCAATATCCTGGTTCTTGAGATCATCGCTCTTGTTCAGTGGCAGAATCTGATTAATAACAGAGATCTAATCCGCGAAGATGCAATAGATGATGCGAACTTGATCTACTATAGAAAAGTCTATATCTTTCATGTAATTGTTCCTTTGCTAGGCGTTGCGGTCTCGGTATTTACTCCCGTTTGGAGCAACCTTGTTTATCTTGTCATATTTTTCAGGGTGTTCTTTATCCGTAGGTAA
- a CDS encoding DUF4345 family protein, translating into MRFIVAVLTAVTGLYIVLRPESYAKLAEFSTVNTRGRTEVKAIMGGTFIGLGVAPMILLGSTIGFIFLGIVYLFIAATRILSMFVEKSFTFTNLIILLVEIAFGLIMVIPV; encoded by the coding sequence ATTCGTTTTATAGTTGCTGTCCTAACTGCCGTAACCGGGCTATATATAGTATTGAGACCGGAATCCTACGCAAAACTTGCCGAGTTTTCGACAGTCAATACGAGAGGAAGAACCGAGGTAAAGGCAATTATGGGGGGAACCTTTATCGGACTAGGAGTGGCTCCGATGATTCTCTTGGGTTCGACGATCGGCTTTATTTTTCTGGGAATAGTCTATTTGTTCATCGCTGCAACGCGAATTTTATCAATGTTTGTGGAGAAGTCCTTCACGTTCACTAATCTAATTATCCTTCTTGTTGAAATAGCATTTGGTCTAATTATGGTTATTCCCGTATAA
- a CDS encoding GNAT family N-acetyltransferase, whose product MREEDLKWAILEAWSKRLGFSTDRFLFGTHFFFPDESKKGKGGIEQLSFERQTVILYDPMLEDVFKHIDGRDENPGDNLTDLFRDSFLLLKKTSIKYLNPSNYVPYYPPVEFTVRRLNQGDRTAFYNFRNQCTREDLVEGFVELDHVAVFGALYEDEIVAVSSIIEWDEIADIGIITMPDFRELGLGKALGSRASEWAVINKKLIQYRHNVLNYGSLKVSRALGFREYIVDQEYLYTG is encoded by the coding sequence TTGAGAGAGGAAGATCTTAAATGGGCAATACTTGAAGCATGGTCAAAGCGATTGGGGTTTTCAACTGACAGATTTCTTTTTGGAACACATTTCTTTTTTCCCGATGAGAGTAAGAAAGGGAAGGGAGGGATCGAGCAACTGAGTTTTGAAAGGCAGACGGTCATCTTATACGATCCCATGTTAGAAGATGTTTTCAAACATATTGATGGCCGCGATGAAAATCCCGGTGACAATCTGACCGATTTGTTTCGAGACTCTTTTCTTCTCTTGAAAAAGACTTCCATCAAGTATCTTAATCCTTCAAACTACGTTCCTTATTATCCACCTGTCGAGTTCACGGTAAGAAGACTCAATCAAGGCGACAGAACGGCCTTCTATAATTTCAGAAACCAGTGCACCAGGGAGGATCTGGTGGAGGGGTTCGTAGAGCTTGATCATGTTGCCGTTTTCGGAGCCCTTTACGAAGATGAAATCGTTGCAGTTTCCAGCATAATCGAGTGGGATGAGATTGCAGATATAGGCATAATTACAATGCCTGATTTCAGAGAGCTCGGACTGGGCAAGGCTCTTGGTTCTAGAGCGAGCGAGTGGGCTGTCATCAACAAGAAACTGATTCAGTACAGACATAACGTCTTGAACTACGGATCGCTAAAGGTTTCTCGTGCTCTGGGTTTTAGAGAGTACATTGTAGATCAAGAATACTTATATACAGGATAG
- the aroF gene encoding 3-deoxy-7-phosphoheptulonate synthase, whose product MVVVLKRGTGEEEIKQVESLSESLNLSCHVSRGLERVVIGVIGDDRYMSVERFEALECVEQVVRVLKPFKLVSREFHSEDISVEIGDLSVGEGKFIVMAGPCAIEDRPMIEESAAFLSEMGVRVIRGGAFKPRTSPYSFQGLGKIGLRYLREAADHYGLKTVTEVTGEGTLEAVSEMSDILQIGARNSQNFQLIQKVAEKSKPILLKKGFMNTVEELLLSAEYIASRGNMSIILCERGIRTFETATRNTLDISAVPLIKLQSPLPIIVDPSHASGRRDLIIPLSRAALAVGANGIEVEVHPRPEKALSDSKQSLSFSEFEKLMNSLEELASAIELSLT is encoded by the coding sequence ATGGTAGTCGTTCTTAAGAGAGGTACCGGTGAAGAGGAGATTAAGCAAGTGGAGTCTCTTTCAGAGAGTCTGAATCTAAGCTGTCATGTCTCCAGAGGATTGGAAAGAGTGGTAATAGGTGTGATTGGAGACGACCGATATATGTCGGTGGAACGCTTTGAAGCTCTTGAATGTGTTGAGCAGGTTGTGCGTGTTCTCAAGCCTTTTAAGCTCGTATCGAGAGAGTTTCACAGTGAAGACATCTCGGTGGAAATCGGTGATTTGTCTGTAGGAGAGGGCAAGTTCATAGTCATGGCAGGTCCATGTGCGATTGAAGATCGACCCATGATAGAGGAGAGCGCAGCCTTTCTTTCGGAAATGGGGGTGAGGGTAATCAGAGGGGGAGCCTTCAAGCCGAGAACCTCTCCATACTCTTTTCAGGGACTCGGGAAAATTGGCTTGAGATACTTGAGAGAGGCCGCAGATCATTATGGTCTGAAGACGGTGACCGAGGTGACTGGAGAAGGCACGCTTGAAGCTGTGAGTGAAATGAGCGACATACTGCAAATTGGGGCGAGAAACTCGCAGAACTTTCAGCTCATACAGAAGGTGGCAGAAAAGAGCAAGCCCATTCTTTTGAAGAAGGGATTCATGAATACGGTAGAAGAGCTTCTTCTTTCCGCAGAGTACATCGCATCGAGGGGAAATATGTCGATAATCCTTTGTGAAAGGGGAATCAGGACCTTCGAAACGGCGACGAGGAACACGCTGGACATCTCTGCCGTACCTCTAATAAAGCTGCAATCGCCTCTGCCTATCATTGTGGATCCTAGCCATGCCTCCGGGAGAAGAGACTTGATAATACCGCTTTCCCGAGCAGCTCTGGCCGTCGGAGCCAATGGTATCGAAGTCGAGGTTCACCCAAGGCCGGAGAAGGCTCTTTCCGACAGCAAACAGAGCCTAAGTTTCAGCGAGTTTGAAAAGCTTATGAATAGCCTCGAAGAATTAGCCAGTGCCATCGAGCTTTCGCTCACATAA
- the aroA gene encoding 3-phosphoshikimate 1-carboxyvinyltransferase gives MRLLPSKKVVGKIIVPPDKSISHRALMMCSMSSGVSVVHNLLESEDTLRTFRMIGELGGDFRGGFDRMEISSASWTESPRPLDCGNSGTTARLMAGVLSGKRGFHVLFGDDSLSGRPMKRVVTPLREMGAGILARQDSLLPMCISGGELRGFEHSLSVASAQVKSAILLAGIQAEGTTAVIEPRCSRDHTERLLRSMGARITLSEKRVEVEKSELLPVRFSIPGDISSAAFPIALAVLHENGKVTIRNVGLNQGRTGFIRLLMKMGADIEMEVKESLPEPVGTIVARSSRLIGVEVGSDLIPSMIDELPLIALAGVFAEGTTTVRGAAELRKKESDRIAVTVQNFRRIGVEILEHEDGFSVEGPQRITGGKVDSYGDHRIAMLFSIAGLLSSEGVELTNSNAVGVSFPGFFETLEEVSQ, from the coding sequence ATGAGATTACTGCCTTCAAAGAAAGTTGTCGGAAAAATTATTGTACCTCCGGATAAATCGATTTCTCACAGGGCTTTGATGATGTGCTCTATGAGTAGTGGCGTTAGTGTAGTCCATAACCTACTTGAAAGTGAAGATACTTTGAGAACCTTTAGAATGATCGGCGAACTTGGAGGGGATTTCAGAGGCGGTTTCGACAGAATGGAAATATCTTCTGCGTCGTGGACAGAATCGCCCAGGCCGCTTGACTGTGGGAATTCCGGGACAACAGCCAGACTGATGGCCGGAGTCCTTTCGGGAAAGAGAGGTTTTCACGTTCTTTTTGGAGATGATTCTCTGTCAGGCAGGCCGATGAAGAGAGTCGTTACCCCGTTGAGGGAGATGGGGGCAGGTATTTTAGCACGCCAGGATTCACTTCTTCCAATGTGTATTTCTGGAGGAGAGCTGAGGGGATTTGAGCATTCTCTCTCAGTTGCTAGCGCTCAGGTAAAGAGTGCGATTCTGTTGGCGGGAATTCAAGCGGAAGGTACTACGGCCGTTATTGAGCCACGGTGCAGCAGGGATCACACAGAGAGGTTGCTCCGATCAATGGGTGCCAGAATTACTTTGAGTGAGAAGAGAGTTGAGGTAGAAAAGAGCGAGCTTCTACCGGTCCGGTTTTCGATTCCCGGGGACATTTCATCGGCCGCCTTCCCGATAGCTCTGGCGGTTCTTCATGAAAACGGCAAGGTGACAATTCGAAATGTCGGACTTAATCAAGGCAGGACAGGATTCATAAGGCTTCTCATGAAAATGGGTGCAGACATCGAGATGGAGGTTAAAGAGAGCTTGCCAGAACCGGTGGGCACAATCGTGGCCAGATCTTCCCGTCTTATAGGAGTGGAGGTCGGAAGTGATTTGATTCCTTCAATGATTGATGAGCTTCCGCTGATTGCGCTCGCAGGAGTTTTCGCGGAAGGCACAACGACTGTAAGAGGTGCCGCGGAGTTGAGAAAAAAAGAGTCGGACAGGATAGCCGTTACCGTTCAGAACTTCAGAAGAATTGGCGTAGAGATCCTTGAACATGAAGATGGCTTTAGCGTGGAAGGCCCTCAAAGAATTACTGGAGGAAAGGTCGACTCATATGGTGATCACAGAATTGCAATGCTTTTCTCGATAGCCGGACTGCTAAGCAGTGAAGGAGTGGAATTAACGAACTCCAATGCAGTTGGTGTTTCCTTTCCGGGATTCTTCGAAACACTCGAGGAGGTTTCTCAGTGA
- a CDS encoding shikimate dehydrogenase has protein sequence MKLCIIGHPVSHSLSPAIYGRFFEKIGIDATYEAVDILPEEFAAKIASVVQNFNGFNVTIPFKEKIIAHVVSQVEPPLSAINCVFEGRGYNTDWIGFGKPLLERSIAEPVMVIGAGGAARAVIFFLRKAGVKRVKLLNRTLSRAEKIKEEFEIPGRFEISVFPFQSIREVASRSMSIVNASSLGMNGEETGITSEELVGMSLVYDLIYWKTPLIKLSNDCGVETVLDGRDMLLHQALENLRIWGLPSGEVFEKAFWEVVQ, from the coding sequence GTGAAGTTATGCATAATTGGACATCCAGTTTCCCACAGTTTATCGCCGGCCATTTACGGGCGGTTTTTCGAGAAAATTGGCATCGATGCAACTTACGAGGCAGTTGACATCCTTCCAGAAGAATTCGCAGCGAAGATAGCTTCAGTAGTTCAGAATTTCAATGGGTTCAACGTTACGATTCCATTCAAGGAGAAGATTATCGCCCACGTGGTAAGCCAGGTTGAACCTCCGCTATCGGCAATAAATTGTGTCTTCGAGGGAAGGGGATATAACACGGACTGGATCGGTTTCGGCAAGCCTTTGCTCGAGAGATCGATAGCGGAGCCCGTAATGGTTATTGGAGCAGGAGGCGCCGCGAGGGCAGTGATCTTCTTTTTGAGGAAAGCAGGTGTTAAGAGGGTTAAACTATTAAACCGAACGCTTTCCAGGGCGGAAAAGATCAAAGAAGAGTTCGAGATACCGGGGCGGTTTGAAATATCTGTCTTTCCATTTCAGTCAATCAGAGAGGTTGCTTCGAGGAGTATGAGCATAGTCAACGCTTCCTCTCTTGGAATGAACGGAGAGGAAACGGGGATCACCTCTGAAGAACTTGTCGGTATGAGCCTCGTTTACGACTTGATCTACTGGAAAACGCCCTTGATAAAACTTTCAAATGACTGCGGAGTAGAAACCGTTCTTGACGGAAGAGATATGCTGCTTCATCAGGCCCTAGAGAATCTCAGAATTTGGGGTCTGCCTTCGGGCGAGGTCTTCGAAAAGGCGTTCTGGGAAGTGGTGCAATGA
- the aroC gene encoding chorismate synthase: protein MKFTVAGDSHGSGVFGLIEELPSGVTLSIEEIDRQLRRRQKSYGRGERMKGEEDRANVKSGLWKDLTTGAPLLIEIENKVSSAEKSVRSIPRPGHSDYAAWTRYKLNDLAVYAERSSARWTAALTAIGSVASQILQELGVTVCSSVIEIGKVSCERPLGSEWISRDRGSSEFCYDEIAYVEMLKEIDTARELGETLGGRFVAIADGIPAGTGGYGSLFERLDSRIGKHFMAIPSVKGIFIGNPDVSLRGGEYHDKLYIKDGIVFRQTNNAGGIEGGISNGERIVVEASVKPIPSLRRGISSVDLSDLNETKTPYVRSDTTAVPAAAVVGESMLSLLLLEAILERFGNGDFCSIKRRVKDESVPNWDDGFGEEHDR from the coding sequence ATGAAGTTTACCGTAGCAGGGGATTCACATGGCAGCGGCGTCTTCGGGCTTATCGAGGAGTTGCCTTCTGGTGTCACTCTTTCAATCGAAGAGATAGATAGACAGCTACGACGAAGGCAGAAGAGCTATGGCAGGGGAGAAAGGATGAAGGGCGAAGAGGATAGGGCAAACGTGAAGTCCGGTCTTTGGAAGGACCTTACGACTGGTGCCCCTCTTCTGATTGAGATAGAGAATAAGGTTTCCAGTGCCGAGAAGAGCGTGAGAAGCATTCCGAGGCCCGGACATTCCGATTATGCTGCGTGGACGAGATACAAACTGAATGATCTGGCGGTTTATGCAGAGCGAAGCAGTGCAAGATGGACTGCAGCACTTACGGCTATCGGTTCGGTCGCGTCTCAGATTCTTCAAGAGCTTGGAGTTACCGTGTGCAGTTCAGTCATAGAGATCGGAAAGGTCAGCTGTGAACGGCCCTTGGGGAGCGAATGGATTTCGAGAGATCGTGGATCTTCGGAGTTTTGTTACGATGAAATCGCCTACGTAGAGATGTTGAAGGAGATCGATACTGCAAGGGAGCTTGGGGAGACCCTTGGGGGAAGATTTGTTGCAATCGCCGATGGAATACCGGCGGGGACCGGAGGATACGGCAGTCTCTTTGAAAGACTCGACTCAAGAATCGGGAAACACTTCATGGCGATTCCCTCAGTTAAGGGTATATTCATTGGAAATCCAGATGTGAGCCTTCGAGGAGGCGAATACCACGATAAGCTCTACATAAAAGACGGGATAGTTTTCAGGCAGACGAATAACGCCGGCGGTATCGAGGGTGGGATATCAAACGGCGAACGAATCGTTGTTGAGGCAAGCGTGAAGCCGATTCCTTCCTTGAGGAGGGGAATCTCTTCCGTAGACTTGAGCGACTTGAATGAAACAAAGACTCCTTACGTTCGTTCTGACACTACGGCCGTTCCGGCGGCTGCAGTCGTAGGAGAGTCTATGCTCTCGCTCTTGCTGCTTGAGGCGATTCTCGAAAGATTTGGAAATGGCGATTTCTGCTCGATAAAAAGGAGGGTGAAGGATGAGAGTGTTCCTAATTGGGATGATGGGTTCGGGGAAGAGCACGATAGGTAG
- the aroB gene encoding bifunctional shikimate kinase AroK/3-dehydroquinate synthase AroB, with translation MRVFLIGMMGSGKSTIGRILSSVLDKKFIDMDSEIERAKGMSISEIFEKEGEREFRRLEKNLLKELVRSDEIVVSTGGGVILDNENRQILKGENSVYLRLPPADLYRRVSVKGRPLLKEGKESIFRIWEERRELYEQFPSVDTSNQTQWETVAAISMKIAAGERKTLDSSSHPVSISPGGFKSIGRMSNTVVSRRVQRIFSEWIPSSALSIDDGEEAKGFHTLFQIYEYLMERGVSRSDMVVGAGGGTVTDLVGFASSTFKRGLPITLYPTTLLAQVDASIGGKNGLNFKGCKNVVGNFYMPYETIIDPVVTLSMDEGRFEEGLVEAFKIFLITGRWYEDFKSSCRELKNRNLRALSEMLEEAVRQKDRIVAIDTRETGMRRILNLGHTLGHLYEPLTGVSHGMAVAWGLEREMHYFANLGLIDEEMYREVSETLSEIIGLDFPQLPVEDALRLLRNDKKATTSENMEIEIPLVRKPGSFEFAKVRLDDLLAVVV, from the coding sequence ATGAGAGTGTTCCTAATTGGGATGATGGGTTCGGGGAAGAGCACGATAGGTAGAATCCTCTCTTCGGTTCTCGACAAAAAATTCATAGATATGGATTCGGAGATCGAAAGGGCTAAGGGAATGAGCATAAGTGAGATTTTTGAGAAAGAGGGAGAGAGAGAATTCAGAAGACTGGAGAAGAACCTTCTGAAAGAGCTCGTCCGGAGCGACGAGATTGTCGTATCGACGGGCGGGGGTGTAATTCTGGACAATGAGAATCGTCAGATATTGAAGGGAGAGAATTCCGTCTATCTCAGGCTCCCTCCAGCAGATCTATACAGAAGGGTAAGTGTGAAGGGCCGCCCGCTACTGAAGGAAGGGAAGGAAAGCATTTTCAGGATTTGGGAAGAACGAAGGGAGCTCTATGAGCAGTTCCCATCCGTCGATACTTCGAATCAGACCCAGTGGGAGACCGTTGCAGCGATATCTATGAAAATCGCCGCCGGTGAAAGAAAGACGCTTGATAGCAGTTCTCACCCTGTCTCAATATCACCGGGTGGGTTCAAATCTATAGGTAGGATGTCGAATACGGTAGTCTCAAGAAGGGTTCAGAGGATCTTTTCCGAATGGATTCCCTCTTCGGCTCTCTCCATAGATGATGGTGAAGAAGCAAAGGGATTTCATACACTCTTTCAAATCTATGAATATCTCATGGAACGGGGAGTTTCTAGAAGTGACATGGTGGTCGGTGCAGGCGGAGGAACTGTAACGGATCTCGTTGGATTCGCTTCCTCTACATTCAAGAGGGGTCTTCCTATAACTCTATATCCGACGACTCTTCTAGCTCAAGTAGATGCTTCAATAGGCGGAAAAAATGGGCTGAACTTCAAAGGATGCAAAAATGTAGTCGGCAACTTCTATATGCCCTATGAGACAATCATAGATCCAGTAGTAACGCTTTCGATGGACGAAGGCCGGTTTGAAGAAGGTCTGGTAGAGGCCTTCAAGATATTCCTTATCACGGGCCGATGGTATGAGGATTTCAAGAGCAGTTGCAGAGAACTGAAGAATAGGAATCTGAGAGCCCTGAGTGAGATGCTGGAAGAAGCCGTAAGGCAGAAGGATAGAATAGTAGCGATTGATACGCGAGAAACAGGAATGAGAAGAATTCTGAATCTTGGCCACACACTGGGACATCTCTACGAGCCATTAACAGGAGTCTCGCACGGAATGGCCGTGGCATGGGGTCTGGAAAGAGAGATGCACTACTTCGCAAATCTAGGTCTTATAGATGAGGAAATGTACAGAGAAGTCTCGGAAACGCTATCGGAAATCATTGGCCTGGATTTTCCGCAGCTACCTGTCGAAGATGCTTTAAGACTACTTAGAAATGATAAGAAGGCAACGACCTCGGAGAACATGGAGATAGAGATACCTCTCGTAAGGAAGCCCGGCTCCTTTGAATTTGCAAAGGTGAGACTGGACGATCTATTGGCCGTGGTCGTATGA
- the aroQ gene encoding type II 3-dehydroquinate dehydratase gives MKILILNGPNLNMLGMREKSLYGNFTYSELCEAIERKCLESGVSSELFQSNHEGELIDRIHNIDYDAVVINAGALTHYSYSLRDALELFKGIKIEVHISNIFSREEFRSKSVISPVCSGTIAGLGLQGYLLAIEYAVSHLKSLTDREATK, from the coding sequence ATGAAAATACTAATATTGAACGGACCAAACCTGAATATGCTTGGGATGAGAGAAAAAAGCCTTTATGGTAACTTCACATACAGTGAACTCTGTGAAGCCATCGAAAGAAAGTGCCTGGAAAGCGGGGTTTCAAGTGAATTGTTCCAGTCCAATCACGAAGGAGAGCTTATAGACAGGATTCACAACATCGACTATGATGCAGTCGTTATAAATGCCGGCGCACTCACCCATTACAGCTACTCGCTTAGAGACGCGCTTGAATTGTTCAAAGGGATCAAGATCGAAGTCCACATCTCAAACATCTTCTCTAGAGAAGAGTTCAGAAGCAAGTCGGTTATCTCTCCGGTATGCAGCGGAACAATCGCAGGACTTGGACTGCAGGGATACTTGCTTGCGATAGAATATGCAGTTTCACATCTTAAATCGCTGACGGATCGGGAGGCGACAAAGTGA
- the aroH gene encoding chorismate mutase has translation MKAIRGATSIEADCPEEIRDSVIELMEEIFSRNEITELHSVIFTVTKDITSYNPATAFRKVFNQSDVALLCLYEASFENSPGGIIRVLLHCESETKNFVYLRRAKNLRPDKAQAGDSKA, from the coding sequence GTGAAGGCTATAAGGGGAGCAACATCTATTGAAGCAGATTGCCCTGAAGAGATAAGAGACTCAGTGATTGAGCTCATGGAGGAGATATTCAGCAGGAATGAGATAACCGAACTGCACTCCGTTATTTTTACTGTTACCAAAGATATAACTTCCTACAATCCAGCAACTGCTTTCAGAAAAGTGTTCAATCAAAGCGATGTTGCACTTCTGTGCCTCTATGAAGCCTCCTTCGAAAACTCTCCGGGTGGGATTATCAGGGTGCTTCTCCATTGCGAGTCGGAGACGAAGAATTTCGTATATCTACGACGAGCTAAAAATCTCCGGCCCGACAAGGCGCAGGCAGGAGACTCGAAGGCATGA
- a CDS encoding prephenate dehydrogenase, with translation MKVHIIGVGSIGGSIALRLSKRGHEVSVFDENVVTTEMLRKKNPSIEVSSDVFMPRDLTVIALPMNSEEKLLLSADFSGPVFDVASVMRPFQEIARLRKIRLISGHPMAGNVHKGPAGWDESMFDGRIFLFSPGEFATGEDLDHVLMVVTELGSSPEYLPPERHDYIVSRISQTAYFLSRTLLRLGGDFEKYSGPGYGSTSRLGRQNMDMVLDMARFNGPNIASSLEEAERYLHSIRTAIEMGDIDKLQEIISIRQ, from the coding sequence ATGAAGGTCCACATAATAGGAGTCGGTTCGATCGGGGGATCGATTGCATTGAGGCTTTCGAAGCGTGGCCATGAGGTCTCGGTCTTCGACGAGAATGTTGTGACAACAGAGATGCTTAGAAAGAAGAATCCAAGCATTGAAGTATCTTCGGATGTCTTTATGCCGAGGGATCTGACCGTTATAGCACTCCCCATGAACTCAGAGGAGAAGCTGCTACTGTCGGCCGATTTTAGCGGGCCGGTATTTGATGTCGCTAGTGTAATGAGACCCTTCCAGGAGATAGCGAGACTCAGGAAGATAAGATTGATAAGCGGCCATCCCATGGCCGGCAACGTACACAAGGGTCCGGCCGGCTGGGACGAATCGATGTTCGATGGCCGCATATTCCTTTTTTCTCCGGGAGAGTTCGCAACCGGAGAGGACCTTGACCATGTGCTGATGGTGGTAACTGAACTGGGATCTTCTCCCGAATACCTCCCGCCAGAGAGGCACGATTATATAGTAAGCAGAATAAGCCAGACAGCCTATTTTCTTTCGAGAACGCTGTTGAGACTGGGCGGTGATTTCGAAAAGTACTCTGGACCGGGTTACGGTTCGACTTCAAGACTTGGAAGACAGAACATGGATATGGTTTTAGATATGGCCAGATTTAATGGTCCGAATATTGCATCTTCGCTGGAGGAAGCAGAGAGGTATTTGCATAGTATCAGAACTGCCATCGAAATGGGAGACATTGATAAGTTGCAGGAAATCATCTCTATTCGTCAGTGA
- a CDS encoding YggS family pyridoxal phosphate-dependent enzyme produces the protein MIVENVKRLRSEIPDYVTIVAASKTRTASEILELLESDLRDVGENYVQEAEGKFEAIGNKARWHCIGHLQRNKVKRAVEIFDIIQTVDSFKLAEEIDKRCSYLSKKMPVMIEVNSGREENKAGVFPESVLQLITEISPLKNIGVVGLMTMGPFTEDPEEIRPSLRLTRRLFEEISKAKIEGVEMKNLSMGMSNSYRVAIEEGSNMVRLGTIIFGERQ, from the coding sequence ATGATTGTTGAGAATGTGAAAAGGCTGAGAAGTGAAATACCTGATTATGTGACCATTGTAGCTGCATCGAAAACGAGAACTGCTTCAGAAATTCTAGAGCTTCTGGAAAGTGATTTGAGAGATGTCGGTGAGAACTACGTCCAGGAGGCTGAAGGGAAGTTCGAAGCTATAGGTAACAAAGCTAGATGGCATTGCATCGGGCACTTACAGAGAAACAAAGTGAAAAGGGCGGTAGAGATTTTCGACATAATTCAGACCGTAGATTCATTCAAGCTCGCAGAGGAGATAGACAAGAGATGCTCATACCTTAGTAAGAAGATGCCGGTTATGATCGAGGTTAACAGCGGCAGAGAGGAGAACAAGGCAGGAGTCTTTCCGGAAAGTGTTCTGCAATTGATAACTGAGATCTCGCCGCTCAAGAATATTGGTGTGGTCGGTCTAATGACTATGGGACCTTTCACAGAGGATCCCGAAGAGATTAGGCCTAGTCTGAGGCTTACAAGGAGGCTTTTTGAAGAGATCTCAAAAGCGAAGATCGAAGGAGTCGAAATGAAGAACCTGTCGATGGGAATGTCCAATTCCTACAGGGTTGCGATCGAAGAGGGTTCGAACATGGTTAGACTGGGAACAATTATCTTCGGAGAGCGACAATAG